A region from the Leptospira venezuelensis genome encodes:
- a CDS encoding 1-acyl-sn-glycerol-3-phosphate acyltransferase encodes MAEKEQSVGRWQKEFFENIHLFKRSGMSEEEAKKILQKFLYLCSVTPMPPVMDVFKDPSSLERIGVYTPPEKKAREFMIEFLSPIMKFFTVEGIENLSAVKPLIGKYPVTLISNHLSHLDAPAIFQLLYHASPEGREVAEQLVFIAGRLAYEPDFTRLGLYMFGTLLVCSKRDMADNPSLSDVMTKINMRAFRHSQKLQQEGKIAAIFPEGTRSRDGRLMPFVDTVYHYVANKVILPISLEKTDKILPTTSLLFNQVAGKLTIGKPVLVGELSKKEMAHFPKDIEHLPFPEHGDKKQFLIDNLALLVGQNLNKHQHGIYRNLYSADARDENKLIKVPKEPKEKVVVIGNSSMGIAIATVLANKDVNVLVYHPDKEYTSQSNAERRDLRTYSLYKLPPNLIFTSDPEELKTATLFIQGTNPWELHTVYPDLQAYLSKNKAPFFNIIKGFTSAGLILDDLQHGLGIEDDRIGVISGACYPDQIMERKISGFEIAAVNESLIPRIQKLLTTGYIFPRSAIIPTDVKGVQLGGALKTIYALVMGIVEGYFQQTLGGNVDNSLFHLSNRFFNEMVNVGVRMGGKPETFQGLSGLTDFMLSCFGTDAKDRKTGYDIANGHPSEKMSNGFYGLKVMPNLMKIDPNEVPIMYAAYEVVINKKDVRKVAEGMEERLSRV; translated from the coding sequence ATGGCAGAAAAAGAACAATCCGTCGGAAGATGGCAGAAGGAATTCTTCGAGAACATTCACCTATTCAAAAGATCAGGAATGAGCGAAGAAGAAGCTAAAAAGATACTTCAGAAATTTCTTTATCTTTGTTCAGTAACTCCAATGCCTCCGGTCATGGATGTTTTTAAAGATCCATCTTCTCTGGAAAGGATCGGTGTGTATACCCCTCCTGAAAAGAAGGCCAGGGAATTCATGATCGAGTTCCTTTCTCCCATCATGAAATTTTTTACGGTAGAAGGTATCGAAAACTTAAGCGCAGTTAAACCACTGATCGGGAAATACCCGGTTACCTTGATTTCCAATCACCTCAGCCATTTGGATGCTCCTGCAATCTTCCAACTTTTATATCATGCTTCTCCAGAAGGTAGAGAAGTAGCGGAACAACTAGTGTTCATCGCCGGACGTTTGGCTTATGAGCCTGATTTTACAAGACTTGGCCTATATATGTTCGGAACCCTTCTGGTCTGCTCTAAGAGAGACATGGCGGATAACCCAAGTCTTTCGGATGTGATGACCAAAATTAATATGAGGGCGTTCCGACATTCTCAAAAACTACAACAAGAAGGAAAGATCGCTGCAATCTTCCCAGAAGGGACCAGATCCAGAGACGGAAGACTTATGCCTTTTGTGGACACAGTCTATCACTATGTTGCAAATAAAGTCATTCTTCCAATTTCATTAGAGAAAACTGACAAAATCCTACCTACTACAAGTTTACTCTTCAATCAAGTAGCAGGAAAATTAACGATCGGCAAACCCGTGTTAGTTGGAGAATTATCTAAAAAGGAAATGGCTCATTTCCCTAAAGATATCGAACATCTTCCATTCCCTGAACATGGAGACAAAAAACAATTCCTGATCGATAACCTGGCTCTGCTTGTAGGACAAAATCTGAACAAACACCAGCACGGTATTTACAGGAATTTGTACAGTGCGGATGCTAGGGACGAAAACAAACTCATCAAGGTTCCTAAAGAACCTAAAGAGAAGGTCGTAGTGATCGGAAATAGCAGTATGGGAATTGCAATCGCAACCGTACTTGCAAATAAAGATGTTAATGTTCTAGTCTATCATCCGGACAAAGAATACACTTCTCAGTCGAATGCAGAAAGAAGAGATCTTAGAACCTATTCTTTATATAAACTTCCACCGAACTTAATATTCACTTCTGATCCGGAAGAATTAAAGACTGCTACATTGTTTATCCAAGGGACTAATCCTTGGGAGTTACATACGGTTTATCCTGATCTGCAAGCTTATCTTTCTAAGAACAAGGCTCCATTCTTCAATATTATTAAAGGATTTACGAGCGCTGGTTTGATCCTGGACGATCTGCAACATGGATTAGGAATTGAAGATGATAGGATCGGAGTAATCTCAGGAGCTTGCTATCCTGACCAGATAATGGAGAGAAAAATTTCCGGATTCGAGATTGCTGCAGTGAATGAAAGCCTAATCCCTCGTATTCAAAAATTATTAACTACAGGTTATATTTTCCCAAGATCTGCGATCATTCCTACGGACGTAAAAGGTGTACAGTTAGGCGGGGCACTCAAAACAATTTATGCTCTTGTAATGGGAATTGTAGAAGGTTATTTCCAGCAAACCCTCGGTGGGAATGTAGACAATTCTCTATTCCATCTCTCCAATCGTTTCTTCAACGAAATGGTGAATGTGGGAGTTCGTATGGGGGGAAAACCGGAAACATTCCAAGGTTTATCAGGACTCACTGACTTTATGTTATCTTGTTTCGGAACAGATGCAAAAGACAGAAAAACAGGTTACGATATAGCAAATGGTCATCCTTCTGAAAAGATGTCTAATGGATTCTATGGATTAAAAGTAATGCCGAACCTAATGAAGATAGATCCGAATGAAGTTCCTATCATGTATGCTGCTTACGAAGTGGTCATCAATAAGAAAGATGTCCGTAAGGTTGCAGAAGGAATGGAAGAAAGACTTTCGAGAGTATGA
- a CDS encoding TetR/AcrR family transcriptional regulator, translating into MKLSKAKPGWKKMPEEVRKESILQAAMQCFFSKGFERTSVQDIADAAGLTKGGIYFHFESKEEIRDTLIQNFLSWERFGFEEPEVKALPPHLRLVEYLERLANRLAVEGNCSPRLFAEATACGAMEKEILSFYDSLEKLFAKAIKESQESGKIKADLSPELSARTLLALFDGLQIQSDISDKRALQTKGREVLKVFFKSMLFLPQDGCEI; encoded by the coding sequence ATGAAACTGAGCAAAGCTAAACCCGGTTGGAAAAAAATGCCTGAAGAAGTCCGAAAGGAATCCATTCTTCAGGCGGCTATGCAATGTTTCTTTAGCAAAGGTTTTGAAAGAACCTCAGTCCAGGACATAGCTGACGCTGCAGGACTGACAAAAGGTGGAATCTATTTTCATTTTGAAAGTAAAGAAGAGATCAGAGACACTCTCATACAGAATTTTTTATCCTGGGAAAGATTCGGGTTCGAAGAGCCTGAAGTAAAAGCTCTCCCTCCTCACCTGCGCTTGGTAGAATATTTAGAAAGACTTGCGAATCGACTGGCAGTAGAGGGAAATTGTAGCCCTCGTTTATTTGCGGAAGCGACTGCTTGCGGAGCAATGGAAAAAGAAATATTAAGTTTTTATGATTCTTTAGAAAAACTTTTCGCTAAGGCGATTAAGGAATCTCAGGAAAGTGGCAAGATCAAAGCGGATCTTTCTCCAGAACTTTCTGCAAGGACTCTACTTGCACTTTTTGATGGTTTACAGATCCAATCTGATATTTCGGATAAAAGGGCATTGCAAACCAAAGGTCGAGAAGTACTCAAAGTCTTTTTTAAATCTATGCTATTCCTTCCTCAGGATGGCTGTGAGATTTAA
- a CDS encoding MFS transporter: MRENQVKVYGYRWVILGLYALITAIIQIQWLTFAPIAREAKLFYEVSSLQIDLLSLIFMGVFVLMAIPASYIIDTYGIKIGVGVGAALTGIFSLSKGVYADNFSIVVASQIGLAIAQPFILNAVTKVSVQWFPITERATAVAIGTLAQFIGIILVMAITPRMLGEVNPNPQEIPGILLNYGIVAVTGAVVFLAFFKEKPPTAPDKANLQESKFKVFEGLKHILSQKDMRKSLLLFLIGLGVFNAVSTCIDQICETKQLNMTQSGEIAGMMLMSGIIAGIFVPLISDKVGKRQPFLVIAMAGFLPGMLLFSLANDYTLVLIGAFLIGFFLLGIGAPIGFQYCAEITSPAPESSSQGLLLWIGQISGIFFILGLNFLGIDLFLKIFIGLGVLNLVLSFLLKESPLMLGAKVQENSLSRK; the protein is encoded by the coding sequence ATGCGTGAAAACCAAGTAAAGGTATACGGCTACAGATGGGTGATTCTTGGTCTATACGCACTAATTACGGCGATTATTCAAATCCAGTGGCTGACTTTTGCGCCTATAGCCAGAGAAGCTAAATTATTTTACGAAGTATCAAGTCTTCAAATAGATCTTCTCTCCCTAATCTTTATGGGAGTTTTTGTGTTAATGGCAATCCCCGCTTCTTATATCATTGATACATATGGGATTAAGATCGGAGTAGGAGTAGGAGCCGCTCTTACTGGAATTTTCTCCTTAAGTAAAGGAGTTTATGCAGACAATTTTAGCATAGTAGTTGCATCTCAAATCGGTTTAGCAATCGCCCAACCTTTCATATTAAACGCAGTCACAAAAGTAAGTGTTCAATGGTTCCCGATTACAGAAAGAGCTACAGCAGTAGCAATTGGAACATTAGCGCAATTTATAGGTATTATTTTAGTAATGGCAATCACTCCTAGAATGTTAGGAGAAGTGAATCCGAATCCTCAAGAGATTCCTGGAATTCTTTTAAATTACGGAATAGTTGCTGTAACAGGAGCGGTTGTCTTCCTCGCTTTCTTCAAGGAGAAACCTCCAACTGCTCCGGATAAAGCAAATCTGCAAGAATCTAAATTTAAAGTATTCGAAGGTTTAAAACATATCTTAAGCCAAAAAGATATGAGAAAATCTCTACTCCTTTTCCTGATTGGACTCGGAGTATTTAATGCAGTCAGCACTTGTATAGATCAGATCTGTGAAACAAAACAACTGAACATGACACAGTCTGGCGAAATTGCTGGAATGATGTTAATGTCTGGAATTATCGCTGGTATCTTTGTTCCATTGATCTCTGATAAAGTCGGAAAAAGGCAACCTTTCTTAGTGATCGCCATGGCCGGATTTTTACCGGGAATGCTATTATTCTCCTTAGCGAACGATTATACATTAGTTTTAATAGGAGCATTCTTAATTGGATTCTTCTTACTTGGGATCGGCGCACCGATCGGATTCCAATATTGTGCAGAGATTACTTCTCCTGCACCTGAATCTTCTTCCCAAGGACTTTTACTTTGGATTGGTCAGATCTCTGGGATATTTTTTATCTTAGGACTAAACTTTTTAGGAATAGATCTATTCTTAAAAATATTCATAGGTCTTGGAGTTTTGAACTTGGTTCTTTCTTTCTTGCTTAAAGAATCTCCGTTAATGCTTGGAGCAAAAGTTCAGGAGAATTCTCTCTCCAGAAAATAA
- a CDS encoding TetR/AcrR family transcriptional regulator has protein sequence MKRIEQSNRVRAKILEVSRKLFVSEGYEKATIRRIIEEAEITTGSLYHFFKNKEEILLAIAGEVFNEAGETAERLVGEMDPPLVFAMEVGLQFYLCQKKLTIAETYLAAYKTHGVTDMIGNRGSHRSKILFEKYNPDFDEQEYLIRTLAFRGVFQSLLEEMVYSGKIDRLRMMTTVIQLGLTTFGVPKEEMEIALQKTFRLLKERASEIEALSEGLLEIFVNGR, from the coding sequence ATGAAGAGAATAGAACAGTCCAATCGAGTTCGGGCTAAAATTTTAGAAGTATCCCGAAAACTTTTCGTAAGCGAAGGCTATGAGAAGGCAACCATACGTAGGATCATCGAGGAGGCAGAGATCACTACCGGAAGTCTTTATCATTTTTTCAAGAATAAGGAAGAAATACTACTCGCGATAGCTGGAGAAGTATTTAACGAAGCGGGTGAGACCGCCGAACGCCTGGTAGGTGAAATGGATCCTCCTTTGGTATTTGCCATGGAAGTGGGATTACAATTCTATCTTTGCCAAAAAAAGCTTACCATAGCGGAAACATACTTAGCGGCATATAAGACCCACGGTGTGACTGATATGATAGGAAATCGCGGCTCTCATAGAAGCAAGATTCTATTCGAAAAATATAATCCTGATTTTGACGAGCAGGAATACCTTATACGTACTTTGGCCTTCAGAGGAGTATTCCAAAGCCTTTTGGAAGAAATGGTGTATTCCGGAAAAATAGACAGGCTCCGAATGATGACTACGGTCATCCAATTGGGACTGACTACATTCGGAGTTCCCAAAGAAGAAATGGAAATCGCATTGCAAAAAACTTTCAGGCTTCTGAAAGAAAGAGCCTCTGAGATAGAAGCACTGTCAGAAGGATTACTGGAAATTTTCGTAAACGGAAGATAA
- a CDS encoding SH3 domain-containing protein → MKSFLTILCLICISFSYTHSEPCKKFQEYTIIPTDESSKNKSFSEFKKELDKALGSKDFKFLNKIVDPEIKFSFGADSGKKGFWKEWGLDKNPEKSEIWATLQNTLRLGIVQSDPEQFTSPTIYSKFPEKLDAFEYSWISGKNVNIRESADINSKVLDNLSYQIVKLDPEDAIESKSCAWKKICLSSGKSGYVCDTYLRSSVDYRAFFSFKKDRWKLTIFVAGD, encoded by the coding sequence ATGAAATCTTTTTTAACGATCCTTTGTTTAATCTGTATCTCCTTTTCCTATACCCACTCCGAACCTTGTAAAAAATTCCAAGAATATACTATCATTCCTACGGACGAATCCTCTAAGAACAAAAGTTTTTCGGAATTCAAAAAGGAGTTAGATAAGGCATTAGGATCTAAGGATTTCAAATTTTTGAATAAGATAGTAGATCCGGAGATTAAATTCAGCTTTGGCGCTGATTCTGGCAAAAAAGGTTTTTGGAAAGAATGGGGATTGGATAAAAACCCGGAAAAGTCAGAGATCTGGGCAACTCTCCAAAATACATTACGTTTGGGTATTGTTCAATCAGATCCCGAACAGTTTACTTCTCCTACGATCTATTCTAAGTTTCCTGAAAAGCTGGATGCATTCGAATATTCTTGGATCAGTGGGAAGAATGTAAATATCAGAGAAAGTGCAGATATAAACTCTAAGGTGCTCGATAATCTAAGCTACCAAATTGTGAAATTGGATCCCGAAGATGCTATCGAGTCTAAATCCTGCGCTTGGAAGAAGATATGCCTATCTTCCGGAAAAAGCGGTTATGTATGCGATACTTATTTAAGAAGTTCCGTGGATTATAGAGCGTTCTTCTCTTTCAAAAAAGATCGGTGGAAACTAACTATCTTTGTTGCGGGCGACTAA
- a CDS encoding L-dopachrome tautomerase-related protein, translating to MLKKWTIAFALVSTIVKCETGNLEDRTTLPKYPSTSLEKVIQLDRPPGNISASASGRIFFSFFPQGSPPIKVAELKNGQVLPFPNQNFQKNFNTVLSVRVDDKNRLWTLDYGNLGLTRPKVYAFDIETGATIHEYEFPVAIAPKDSLFNDMQIDTITETIFITDTSPLIPDPGLVVYDITNKKARRLLKDHASVVGERNEIVVNGSPFQVAGVSIIFNADSIALDQNREWLYFAPFTSGELYRAKTSVLRDSTLTAAQLAAQVEQYSLKSMSDGISIDKNGNIYVSDAEHSAVNLIDADKKITTLFKDPSFRWPDGFSYAPDGYMYLTCSALNEVFLQTDSTILSKGPYYIYRFKPEAEGIIGR from the coding sequence ATGTTAAAAAAATGGACAATTGCCTTTGCATTGGTTTCTACCATTGTAAAATGCGAAACAGGAAATTTAGAAGATAGGACAACGTTACCGAAGTATCCCAGCACATCTTTAGAAAAAGTGATCCAGTTGGATCGTCCTCCTGGCAATATAAGCGCGTCTGCATCCGGAAGAATCTTCTTCTCCTTCTTTCCACAAGGATCTCCTCCGATCAAAGTTGCAGAGTTAAAGAATGGCCAGGTCCTTCCTTTCCCGAACCAAAACTTTCAGAAAAATTTTAATACTGTCCTTTCCGTAAGAGTGGATGATAAAAATAGGCTCTGGACCTTGGATTATGGCAATTTAGGACTAACAAGACCAAAGGTTTATGCATTTGATATAGAGACTGGAGCTACCATCCACGAGTATGAATTTCCAGTTGCTATAGCTCCTAAGGATTCTTTGTTCAATGATATGCAGATCGATACCATAACGGAGACAATCTTTATTACAGATACAAGCCCTCTGATACCTGATCCAGGGCTCGTGGTATATGATATTACAAATAAAAAAGCAAGGCGTCTCTTAAAAGATCATGCTTCCGTAGTTGGCGAAAGAAACGAGATCGTGGTGAATGGATCTCCTTTCCAAGTAGCTGGAGTTTCTATTATATTTAATGCGGATTCCATCGCGTTGGATCAAAATAGAGAATGGTTATACTTTGCTCCTTTTACTTCCGGGGAACTATATCGTGCTAAAACCAGCGTTTTAAGGGATTCTACATTAACGGCGGCTCAGCTCGCGGCGCAGGTGGAACAATATTCCTTAAAATCGATGAGTGATGGGATCAGTATTGATAAGAATGGAAACATTTATGTAAGCGACGCAGAGCATTCTGCAGTGAACCTGATCGACGCAGATAAAAAGATCACTACTTTATTTAAGGATCCAAGTTTCCGTTGGCCCGATGGATTCAGCTATGCACCTGATGGATATATGTATCTGACTTGTAGCGCGCTAAACGAAGTATTCCTGCAAACAGACAGCACTATCTTAAGCAAAGGACCTTATTATATCTACCGATTCAAACCGGAAGCAGAAGGGATCATAGGTAGATAA
- a CDS encoding xylulokinase has product MKSKVYVLAYDIGTTGTKTCLFEIGDRLTLVNSATQEYGLTLLEGGGVEQDPEDWWNSMRDTTAQVLKESKLDPSEIRGISFCSQMQGLVLVDKDLKPVRPAMSYMDQRAREQMKKGIEHGIKIEGLNAYKLLRSLQITGAVAGSVKDPLWKYKWVESKEAEKFARVHKWLDVKDYLTTRCTGRATMTLDSAFATFLYDSRPGKSRWHKGLCKMFGVRFEHLPDLIQSTDLIGGLTEISAKELGLKEGTAVFGGGGDATLIGIGAGAVQEGDTHIYAGTSGWVSTVTKRRTVDINSRIASIVGARAGYYNYFGEQETSGKCLQWVKDHLALDEIDVYLEKKNVTESEDAVHESLFAYLFESIKDTPAGSDGVIFTPWLHGNRCPFEDPAARGMFFNIGLDTGKRKLIRSVIEGISFHKRWILELSHAKIPASSTIRFVGGVARSPIICQILADITGRTIETIDHPQNVGATGAAAIAALGLGKIHSFDEIKNLIPSKERWNPNPANKLIYDRNFSVFKKLYEANKAHYAILNTYK; this is encoded by the coding sequence ATGAAATCAAAAGTCTATGTTTTGGCTTACGATATAGGAACTACCGGGACCAAAACTTGCCTGTTTGAAATAGGTGATAGGCTTACTCTTGTAAATTCTGCGACCCAAGAATATGGACTCACACTTTTAGAAGGCGGAGGAGTGGAGCAAGATCCTGAAGATTGGTGGAATTCTATGAGAGATACCACTGCTCAAGTCTTAAAAGAAAGCAAATTAGATCCCTCAGAGATCCGTGGAATCTCTTTCTGTTCTCAAATGCAAGGTCTCGTTCTCGTAGATAAAGATCTGAAACCGGTTCGTCCAGCAATGAGCTATATGGACCAAAGAGCCCGTGAACAAATGAAAAAAGGAATAGAGCATGGGATCAAGATAGAAGGTCTGAATGCTTATAAACTTCTTCGTTCCTTACAGATCACGGGTGCTGTTGCAGGAAGTGTAAAAGATCCATTATGGAAATATAAATGGGTCGAATCAAAAGAAGCGGAAAAATTCGCGAGAGTTCACAAGTGGTTGGATGTGAAAGATTATCTGACTACTAGATGTACTGGCAGAGCTACCATGACATTGGATTCTGCATTTGCAACTTTCCTATACGATTCTCGTCCAGGCAAAAGCCGTTGGCATAAAGGACTCTGTAAAATGTTCGGAGTTCGTTTCGAACATCTTCCTGATCTAATACAATCCACAGACTTAATTGGTGGTTTGACTGAAATATCTGCAAAAGAACTAGGCTTAAAAGAAGGCACTGCGGTTTTTGGTGGAGGGGGAGACGCTACTCTGATAGGTATCGGAGCAGGTGCAGTACAAGAGGGAGACACTCATATTTATGCAGGAACTTCCGGCTGGGTATCAACAGTCACCAAAAGAAGAACTGTAGACATCAATTCGAGGATCGCATCCATTGTAGGTGCCAGAGCAGGATATTATAATTATTTCGGAGAACAGGAAACTTCCGGTAAATGTCTGCAATGGGTCAAGGACCATCTTGCCCTAGACGAGATCGATGTTTATTTAGAAAAAAAGAATGTAACCGAGAGCGAAGATGCGGTTCATGAAAGTCTTTTCGCATACTTATTCGAATCTATCAAGGACACTCCTGCAGGAAGTGATGGGGTCATCTTCACCCCTTGGTTGCATGGGAACCGCTGTCCTTTCGAAGATCCTGCAGCAAGAGGAATGTTCTTCAATATTGGTTTGGATACAGGAAAAAGAAAACTCATCCGATCAGTGATCGAGGGCATTTCTTTTCATAAACGTTGGATTTTAGAATTATCTCATGCAAAAATTCCTGCATCTTCCACAATCAGATTCGTGGGTGGAGTGGCACGTTCTCCTATCATTTGTCAGATTTTGGCGGATATTACAGGTAGAACGATAGAAACGATAGATCATCCTCAAAATGTAGGAGCAACTGGGGCCGCGGCAATTGCTGCATTAGGATTAGGTAAAATTCATTCTTTCGATGAGATCAAAAATCTAATTCCGAGTAAAGAAAGATGGAATCCGAATCCGGCGAATAAATTAATATATGATCGGAATTTTTCCGTATTCAAAAAATTATATGAGGCTAACAAAGCGCATTACGCAATTTTAAATACATATAAATAA
- a CDS encoding NADH:flavin oxidoreductase/NADH oxidase family protein, whose translation MSENFMIQALSKEGISSELKLPNGQILKNRIVKASMEEGLSDKEFLPSKSLFKLYERWSQSGAGLLLTGNVMVDVNGLTGPGNVILRKDMDLAPLKKWAEIGQSGGSKIWMQINHPGRQTFGFINKTPVAPSPIKVHIPGRMFAKVFGEPRALSGEEIKVLIQKFIDAAVLAEKAGFNGVEVHSAHGYLLNQFLSPITNIRKDEWGGSLENRARFLLEVLKGIKASVRSDFGIGVKLNSADFQGGGFQEEDSIQVIKMLEPIGLDLLEISGGNYESPAMQGTGTGRREAYFLDFAKKAKEITKIPLLVTGGFRTRSVMEEAILSKEADLIGIAAPFAFHPTFVNGLLSGKIEKVSVEIPKLSNPALNSLSKMSAIRLQFRRMGEGKEPRLPGSLVWNMIRDQIRGRRNAKNYVKFLELISSKRITSETT comes from the coding sequence TTGAGTGAGAATTTTATGATCCAGGCATTATCAAAGGAAGGAATTTCATCCGAGCTAAAACTTCCAAACGGCCAAATACTCAAAAACAGAATAGTAAAAGCATCTATGGAAGAAGGTCTTTCGGATAAGGAATTTCTTCCTAGTAAAAGTTTATTCAAACTTTATGAAAGATGGTCTCAATCAGGTGCTGGACTTCTTCTTACCGGAAACGTAATGGTGGACGTGAATGGACTCACTGGTCCGGGCAATGTAATCTTGAGAAAAGATATGGATCTTGCTCCGCTCAAAAAATGGGCAGAGATAGGGCAATCTGGCGGTTCCAAAATTTGGATGCAGATCAATCATCCAGGAAGACAAACATTCGGTTTTATTAATAAAACGCCTGTGGCTCCTTCTCCAATAAAAGTACATATACCAGGAAGAATGTTTGCAAAGGTTTTTGGAGAACCAAGGGCTTTAAGCGGAGAAGAGATCAAAGTCCTCATCCAGAAGTTCATAGATGCTGCAGTTTTAGCCGAAAAAGCGGGATTCAATGGGGTAGAAGTTCACTCCGCTCATGGATACTTATTAAACCAATTTCTTTCTCCTATTACCAATATTAGAAAAGATGAATGGGGTGGTTCTTTGGAAAATAGAGCCAGATTCCTTTTAGAAGTTTTGAAAGGTATCAAAGCATCGGTAAGATCGGATTTCGGAATTGGAGTTAAATTGAATTCAGCCGACTTCCAAGGAGGAGGTTTCCAAGAAGAAGATTCTATCCAAGTGATCAAAATGCTTGAGCCAATCGGTTTGGATCTTTTAGAAATTTCAGGAGGAAATTATGAATCTCCTGCAATGCAAGGAACAGGGACAGGTAGGAGAGAAGCTTACTTTTTAGATTTTGCAAAAAAAGCAAAAGAGATTACTAAGATACCTTTATTAGTTACCGGTGGGTTCAGAACTAGATCCGTAATGGAAGAAGCTATTCTTTCTAAAGAAGCAGATTTAATTGGGATTGCCGCACCATTTGCATTTCATCCTACATTCGTGAATGGATTACTTTCTGGAAAAATAGAAAAGGTCTCAGTAGAAATACCTAAACTTTCAAACCCTGCATTAAACTCACTATCTAAGATGTCAGCGATCCGTCTTCAGTTCAGAAGAATGGGAGAAGGAAAAGAACCAAGACTGCCAGGTTCTTTGGTTTGGAATATGATCAGAGACCAAATCAGAGGAAGGCGTAACGCTAAAAATTATGTAAAATTTTTGGAACTAATTTCTTCAAAACGGATCACATCTGAAACGACTTAA